From one Chanodichthys erythropterus isolate Z2021 chromosome 3, ASM2448905v1, whole genome shotgun sequence genomic stretch:
- the LOC137017452 gene encoding protein krueppel has translation MTKLQVINTFLTERLMAALNEIMDMVGGTVLQYEKELDSVQKDNEYLRRRLKEIEKIVESIGPAVSNPAPSSPPPHLNWTSSVETETLPTEIYQNQNQVQNEQPTSTKVEEFSSHSLLVTESDISLPCPPIPNTLAQTDEDFETSTLNEFPCGVKTEPFESLNSQSTRANASVYSPLPHYSATTDNTHKSDLKVFNTSNSSELESAKCVKLKPKTLQKSIIKITPNASKTTCPESGIAHLNYNSAHQNTDLGSVRNDTINSNGHLGIANVAVNPLRHAAFSREIRQCRARGHGRGKGSGTHVCPQCGKLFPHHSRLKVHMLIHTGEKPYACAQCGKRFNNDGTLRNHSRVHLQLRLFDCPVCARSFKDAYTCRNHMRVHNR, from the exons ATGACGAAGCTGCAGGTCATCAACACGTTTCTGACGGAGCGCTTGATGGCGGCGCTCAATGAGATCATGGACATGGTCGGCGGGACTGTCCTGCAGTATGAGAAAGAGCTGGACAGCGTGCAGAAGGACAACGAGTATCTGAGACGGAGACTGAAGGAGATTGAGAAAATCGTCGAGTCAATCG GTCCAGCCGTCTCAAATCCTGCACCATCATCTCCACCTCCGCATCTAAACTGGACTTCTAGCGTTGAAACGGAAACTTTGCCAACAGAGATCTATCAGAACCAGAACCAGGTACAAAACGAACAGCCCACCAGCACGAAAGTGGAAGAGTTCTCCAGCCATTCGCTTCTGGTGACCGAATCAGACATCAGTTTACCTTGTCCCCCAATACCAAACACACTGGCTCAAACAGATGAAGACTTTGAAACATCCACTTTAAATGAATTTCCTTGTGGTGTAAAAACTGAGCCTTTTGAAAGCCTCAATTCACAATCCACCCGTGCTAACGCATCCGTCTACAGTCCGTTACCTCATTACTCTGCTACTACTGATAATACTCACAAATCTGATCTTAAAGTTTTCAATACATCGAATTCCTCTGAACTAGAATCAGCTAAATGTGTGAAGCTAAAGCCTAAAACCTTGCAAAAGTCCatcattaaaataaccccaaATGCGTCAAAGACCACTTGTCCTGAATCAGGCATAGCTCATCTCAACTACAACAGCGCTCATCAAAACACAGACTTAGGATCAGTCAGGAACGACACTATCAACAGCAACGGTCATCTCGGTATAGCTAACGTTGCGGTCAATCCCCTACGTCACGCAGCGTTCAGCAGAGAAATCAGGCAGTGTAGGGCAAGAGGACATGGAAGAGGCAAAGGTTCTGGGACGCATGTTTGCCCGCAGTGTGGAAAACTATTCCCTCATCACTCACGCCTAAAGGTGCACATGCTCATTCATACAGGGGAGAAGCCGTACGCTTGCGCCCAGTGCGGGAAACGCTTCAACAACGACGGGACTCTGAGGAACCACAGCCGAGTGCATCTGCAGCTACGTCTGTTTGACTGTCCGGTGTGCGCGCGTAGCTTTAAGGATGCCTACACCTGTCGAAATCACATGCGTGTTCATAATAGGTGA
- the si:dkey-93n13.2 gene encoding uncharacterized protein si:dkey-93n13.2, translating into MTKLDRLNTFMTERLMAAVKEIIFTVGRTVREYEEETERIRSENERLKEMLRDSGCFSERANAAPVQSYQPISPVQPGWICSQNEEPQTFDEIQQDRCQRHGEQHPLIKPEKPEYSADAYQESEALPSEANNNEGSHMCADHTEQNTNPVEDEMTNCHFPTKIKVEFMNSNLCSGDAMGSTEDVYHSWSPRSPDLPLGTSDPYRSQLPNQPTYTSSEAPPTVSQHSSSSYDANHVSYHNILCTNRSYCSSKCCEMQKRTIAKSSPVWKYFSLKEGDCSKAVCIMCRAVISRGRKEYTTSALLKHLRMKHGNVLIFGSAEKRRMKEITRKTV; encoded by the exons ATGACTAAACTTGATCGTCTGAATACTTTCATGACCGAGCGCTTGATGGCTGCTGTGAAGGAGATCATCTTCACTGTCGGCAGAACGGTTCGGGAGTATGAGGAGGAAACGGAGCGAATCAGGAGCGAAAACGAGCGACTGAAAGAAATGTTACGAGACTCTGGGTGCTTCAGTGAACGCGCAAATGCTG CTCCTGTGCAGTCTTATCAGCCCATCTCCCCTGTGCAACCTGGATGGATCTGCAGCCAGAATGAGGAGCCACAAACCTTTGATGAGATCCAACAGGACCGATGCCAGAGACACGGCGAACAACATCCGCTCATAAAACCGGAAAAGCCTGAGTACTCTGCTGACGCTTACCAGGAATCTGAAGCTTTGCCATCAGAAGCCAACAACAACGAGGGCTCACACATGTGCGCTGATCACACCGAACAGAACACAAATCCTGTTGAGGATGAGATGACAAACTGTCATTTCCCAACTAAAATCAAAGTTGAATTCATGAATTCTAACTTGTGTTCAGGCGATGCAATGGGGAGCACTGAAGATGTATATCACAGCTGGTCCCCACGCAGTCCAGACTTGCCTTTAGGGACATCGGACCCCTACAGATCACAACTCCCAAACCAGCCGACATACACTagcagtgaagctcctcccacagtaTCCCAGCACAGCAGTTCATCTTATGATGCCAATCACGTTTCATACCACAACATATTATGCACCAACAGGTCCTACTGTAGCAGTAAATGCTGTGAAATGCAAAAGAGGACAATAGCCAAATCAAGCCCTGTATGGAAGTATTTCTCTCTAAAAGAAGGAGACTGTAGCAAAGCAGTGTGCATTATGTGTAGGGCCGTCATATCTCGTGGTCGCAAAGAGTACACAACATCTGCCCTTCTAAAGCACCTTCGGATGAAACATG GAAATGTACTAATCTTTGGCAGTGCTGAGAAGAGACGAATGAAagaaattacgagaaaaactgTGTGA